In the genome of Deinococcus yavapaiensis KR-236, one region contains:
- a CDS encoding MazG family protein has protein sequence MNRLLDTMRILRAPSGCPWDREQTHLSLRPYLLEEAAEAVDALSREDDADVVGELGDVLLQIAFHAVIAEEDGRYTYRDVENAIVEKLVRRHPHVFGDVTVDNAGDVVRNWQAIKREERGGREKSLLESIPAGLGALAREAQVQKHAEPSEPSRQSVEAFTAEMPETEAAFGELLARVVAWARASGVDPEVALRAHTARRLS, from the coding sequence ATGAACCGACTTCTCGACACCATGCGAATTTTACGCGCGCCGAGCGGCTGTCCGTGGGACCGCGAGCAGACGCACCTCAGCCTTCGGCCGTATCTCTTGGAGGAGGCGGCGGAAGCCGTCGACGCCTTGTCGCGCGAGGACGACGCCGACGTCGTCGGCGAGCTTGGCGACGTGCTGCTGCAAATCGCTTTTCACGCGGTGATCGCCGAGGAGGACGGACGCTACACGTACCGCGACGTCGAGAACGCCATCGTCGAGAAGCTCGTGCGTCGCCATCCGCACGTGTTCGGGGACGTGACGGTGGATAACGCGGGGGACGTCGTGCGAAATTGGCAGGCGATCAAGCGTGAGGAGCGCGGCGGACGCGAAAAGTCACTTCTGGAGTCGATTCCGGCGGGCCTCGGAGCCCTCGCCCGCGAAGCGCAGGTGCAAAAGCACGCCGAGCCGAGCGAGCCGAGCCGTCAAAGCGTGGAGGCGTTCACGGCCGAGATGCCCGAGACGGAGGCGGCCTTCGGCGAGTTGCTGGCGCGCGTGGTGGCGTGGGCGAGAGCGAGCGGCGTCGACCCCGAGGTCGCCTTGCGTGCCCACACGGCGAGGCGACTGTCTTGA
- a CDS encoding thiol-disulfide oxidoreductase DCC family protein, with protein sequence MNRVVLFDGMCNLCSASVQLVIRHDPRGMFRFASQQSAVGRDLMRTHGLSDELRTVVLIEGGAVYLESDAAVGIAREMGWPWKLAWSLRFVPRFLRDAVYRFVARHRYVLFGKKNACWLPTPELRARFLDA encoded by the coding sequence ATGAACCGCGTGGTGCTCTTCGACGGCATGTGCAACTTATGCAGCGCAAGCGTTCAACTCGTCATTCGCCACGATCCGCGTGGGATGTTTCGCTTCGCTTCGCAGCAGTCGGCCGTCGGGCGTGACTTGATGCGAACGCACGGCCTGTCGGACGAGTTGCGAACCGTGGTGCTGATCGAGGGCGGAGCGGTGTACCTGGAGAGCGACGCGGCCGTGGGGATCGCTCGGGAAATGGGGTGGCCGTGGAAGCTCGCGTGGAGTTTGCGGTTCGTACCGAGATTTCTGCGTGACGCGGTCTACCGTTTCGTGGCGCGCCATCGCTACGTCCTTTTCGGCAAGAAGAACGCGTGCTGGCTGCCCACCCCGGAGTTACGGGCGAGGTTCTTGGACGCATGA
- a CDS encoding RelA/SpoT family protein → MRYPGVVYGFGQLLDTLSERSEEERSRVTRAFELADHAHAGVKRKSGEPYITHPVAVAQILADLGMDTDAVIAGLLHDTVEDTEVTFEEIEAGFGPDVRRIVEGETKVSKLTKMSSNLQDEQAENLRQMLIAMTGDIRIIIVKLADRLHNMRTLGSMPPHKQARIARETLEIFAPLAHRLGIGHIKWELEDLSFRYLDPDAYESLSQRLRTRQEEREEHISSAITQLRAALYEDPELDEWVVGIDIAGRSKHLYSIHNKMLKEGKHLEQIFDLLAVRVILTPRPVVALDGKARERAESAREKQVCYHSLGLVHSMWTPIPGRFKDYIAVPKPNGYQSLHTTVISTAGQPIEVQIRSMRMHEVAEYGVAAHWMYKGGEKIGEKNREGWITQLRQLQNEITDASDFVDAVKSDLLSGRVFVFTPKGDTVNLPQGATPIDFAYHIHSRIGDTTVGARLNGSIVPLNTKLKNGDMVEIIASRNSPGPSQDWLNFAVTRSARTKIRHFFRQRERQEALTSGHDQLERYLRKRQLPVRQLMRTKLLEDATEKLLGSRNPDDLYLALHSSKLQSGQVARVLAPQLEQELAAPPKHIEAPRIESGGVYVQGMPTSTKTANCCHPIRGDHIMGYITRGRGVTIHRVDCPNMVRLLKEEPDRCLPASWDTGTRTNSLVDLDVVATDRPGLLSDVLAVVSEQKRSPLKVEAGVSAGGTAHIYLRLAVLDQQDLGFLADGIRRVKDVHDVMRVGPRGGRSAPGVPVRAGGDD, encoded by the coding sequence GTGCGCTATCCTGGCGTGGTGTACGGTTTCGGCCAACTTCTCGACACGCTCTCGGAACGCTCCGAAGAAGAGCGAAGTCGTGTCACGCGAGCCTTCGAGCTCGCCGATCATGCCCACGCGGGCGTGAAGCGCAAAAGCGGCGAGCCGTATATCACGCATCCGGTCGCGGTCGCGCAGATTCTCGCCGATCTCGGCATGGACACCGACGCCGTCATCGCCGGCCTTTTGCACGACACCGTCGAGGACACCGAGGTCACCTTCGAGGAGATCGAGGCGGGCTTCGGTCCCGATGTGCGCCGCATCGTGGAAGGCGAGACCAAGGTCAGCAAGCTCACGAAGATGAGCTCGAACTTGCAAGACGAGCAAGCGGAGAACTTGCGTCAGATGCTGATCGCCATGACGGGCGACATCCGCATCATCATCGTCAAACTCGCCGATCGTCTGCACAACATGCGCACCCTGGGCTCCATGCCGCCTCACAAGCAGGCGCGCATCGCCCGCGAGACGCTCGAGATCTTCGCGCCCCTCGCGCACCGACTCGGCATCGGGCATATCAAGTGGGAACTCGAGGACCTTTCGTTTCGCTACCTCGACCCCGACGCGTACGAGTCGTTGTCGCAGCGACTGCGCACTCGCCAAGAAGAGCGCGAGGAGCACATCTCCAGCGCGATCACGCAGTTGCGCGCCGCCCTCTACGAGGACCCCGAACTCGACGAGTGGGTGGTGGGCATCGATATCGCGGGGCGCAGCAAGCACCTGTACTCCATTCACAACAAGATGCTCAAGGAAGGCAAGCACCTCGAGCAGATCTTCGATTTGCTCGCCGTGCGCGTCATTTTGACGCCGCGTCCCGTCGTCGCCCTCGACGGCAAGGCGCGTGAGCGCGCCGAGTCGGCGCGCGAAAAGCAGGTGTGCTACCACAGCCTCGGCCTCGTCCACTCCATGTGGACGCCGATTCCCGGGCGCTTCAAGGATTACATCGCCGTTCCCAAGCCCAACGGCTACCAAAGTCTGCACACCACCGTGATTTCCACGGCGGGCCAGCCCATCGAAGTGCAGATACGCTCTATGCGCATGCACGAAGTCGCCGAGTACGGCGTCGCCGCGCACTGGATGTACAAGGGCGGTGAGAAGATCGGCGAGAAGAACCGCGAAGGCTGGATCACCCAACTGCGCCAACTGCAAAACGAGATCACGGACGCCTCGGACTTCGTGGACGCCGTCAAGAGCGACTTGCTGTCGGGCCGCGTGTTCGTGTTCACGCCGAAGGGCGACACCGTGAACTTGCCGCAAGGCGCCACGCCCATCGACTTCGCGTACCACATCCACTCGCGCATCGGCGACACCACGGTGGGCGCCCGCCTCAACGGCTCCATCGTTCCGCTCAACACGAAGCTCAAGAACGGCGACATGGTCGAGATCATCGCGAGCCGCAACTCGCCCGGCCCCAGCCAAGACTGGCTGAACTTCGCCGTGACGCGCTCGGCGCGCACCAAGATTCGGCATTTCTTCCGGCAGCGAGAGCGGCAGGAAGCCTTGACGAGCGGACACGACCAGCTGGAACGCTACTTGCGCAAACGGCAGTTGCCCGTGCGGCAACTCATGCGCACGAAGTTGCTGGAGGACGCGACGGAGAAACTCCTCGGGAGCCGCAATCCCGACGACTTGTACCTCGCGCTTCACTCCAGCAAGCTGCAAAGCGGTCAAGTCGCGCGGGTGCTCGCGCCGCAACTGGAGCAGGAACTGGCGGCGCCCCCGAAGCACATCGAAGCGCCGCGCATCGAGTCGGGCGGCGTGTACGTGCAGGGCATGCCGACGTCCACGAAGACCGCCAACTGCTGCCACCCGATTCGCGGCGATCACATCATGGGCTACATCACTCGGGGACGGGGCGTCACGATCCACCGCGTCGACTGCCCGAACATGGTTCGCCTTCTCAAAGAGGAACCCGACCGCTGCCTGCCCGCCTCGTGGGACACGGGAACGCGCACCAACTCGCTCGTGGACCTCGACGTCGTCGCGACCGACCGTCCGGGCTTGCTGTCCGACGTGCTCGCCGTCGTCTCCGAGCAAAAGCGCAGCCCCCTCAAGGTCGAGGCGGGAGTGTCGGCGGGCGGCACCGCGCACATCTACTTGCGGCTCGCCGTGCTCGATCAACAAGATCTCGGCTTTCTCGCCGACGGCATTCGCCGCGTGAAGGACGTGCACGACGTGATGCGCGTCGGACCGCGCGGCGGCCGCTCGGCGCCCGGCGTGCCCGTTCGCGCGGGCGGCGACGATTGA
- the rpsI gene encoding 30S ribosomal protein S9 — MATEQFYGTGRRKEAVARVFLRPGEGRIVVNGKEFQVYFRGILRAVYALQAFRETGTMGRFDAVISVEGGGPGGQADAIKLGIARALIKVNPDFRAQLKPRGLLTRDAREVESKKYGLKKARRAPQFSKR; from the coding sequence ATGGCGACTGAACAGTTCTACGGCACGGGCCGCCGCAAGGAAGCGGTCGCGCGCGTCTTCCTGCGTCCTGGCGAAGGGCGCATCGTGGTGAACGGCAAGGAATTCCAAGTGTACTTCCGCGGGATCTTGCGCGCCGTGTACGCGCTGCAAGCCTTTCGCGAGACGGGCACGATGGGTCGCTTCGACGCCGTGATCTCGGTCGAGGGCGGCGGCCCCGGCGGGCAAGCGGACGCGATCAAGCTCGGAATCGCCCGCGCCCTGATCAAGGTCAACCCCGACTTCCGTGCGCAGCTCAAGCCTCGCGGCCTTCTCACGCGTGACGCGCGTGAAGTGGAAAGCAAGAAGTACGGCTTGAAGAAGGCGCGTCGCGCGCCTCAGTTCAGCAAGCGCTGA
- a CDS encoding YqjF family protein, which translates to MTHVMSMAWRDLAFLHWRVDAQTLTAHLPRGLQLDTFDGSAWLGVVPFRMANVRPRGSPIARDFLELNVRTYVTAGGMPGVWFFSLDATDRLGVRVARRAFYLPYFDARMTSAVRDGWYAFESERVHRGAPRGEFAGRYRPVDVPRHSHPGSLEAFLTERYWLYSADARGRVFRGRVHHEPWPLQAAQVVVERCTLGDLVGVTLDGAPVAHFAKDVQVRADVIRRVQTSS; encoded by the coding sequence ATGACGCACGTGATGTCGATGGCATGGCGCGACCTCGCGTTTCTGCACTGGCGGGTGGACGCGCAGACGTTGACGGCGCACTTGCCCCGCGGCTTGCAACTCGACACTTTCGACGGGTCGGCGTGGCTGGGCGTCGTGCCCTTTCGAATGGCGAACGTGCGGCCGAGAGGATCGCCGATCGCGCGCGACTTCCTGGAATTGAACGTGCGCACGTACGTCACGGCGGGCGGCATGCCGGGCGTGTGGTTCTTCAGCCTCGACGCGACGGATCGTCTCGGGGTGCGGGTGGCTCGTCGGGCGTTCTACCTGCCGTACTTCGACGCGCGCATGACGTCCGCGGTTCGCGACGGATGGTACGCCTTCGAGAGCGAGCGTGTGCACCGTGGCGCGCCGAGAGGCGAATTCGCGGGTCGTTACCGCCCCGTCGACGTGCCGCGGCACAGCCACCCGGGATCGCTGGAGGCTTTCTTGACCGAACGCTACTGGCTGTACTCGGCCGACGCGCGAGGCCGCGTGTTTCGGGGCCGCGTTCACCACGAGCCCTGGCCTCTTCAAGCGGCGCAGGTCGTCGTGGAGCGATGCACGCTCGGCGACCTCGTCGGCGTGACGCTGGATGGCGCACCGGTCGCGCACTTCGCCAAAGACGTCCAAGTGCGGGCGGACGTCATCCGCCGCGTTCAAACGTCGAGCTGA
- a CDS encoding SDR family oxidoreductase, which translates to MTNVSRSAFVTGGSKGIGLEVARALSTRGYGVTITARNEDEVRRAAQELGPNALGVTCDVRDFASVEAAVRRHRERFGGLDVLVANAGVGRFAPVQDLTVEQWRDVIDTNLTGLFHTVKACVDLLRDSSGYVITMSSLAGKNPFAGGAAYNASKFGVNGFSEAIMLDLRELGVKVTQIMPGSVATYFNGHTPSNEDAWKIQPQDIGQIVLDLLDMPARTLPSRVEVRPAQPGKRG; encoded by the coding sequence ATGACGAACGTTTCGAGAAGCGCCTTCGTGACCGGAGGCAGCAAGGGCATCGGCTTGGAAGTCGCGAGGGCGTTGTCGACGCGCGGCTACGGCGTGACCATCACCGCGCGAAACGAGGACGAGGTGCGCCGCGCCGCGCAGGAACTCGGGCCGAACGCGCTGGGAGTGACGTGCGACGTGCGCGACTTCGCCAGCGTCGAGGCGGCGGTGCGTCGCCATCGAGAGCGCTTCGGCGGCTTGGACGTGCTGGTGGCGAACGCGGGCGTCGGCCGCTTCGCGCCCGTCCAAGACCTCACGGTCGAACAGTGGCGCGACGTCATCGACACCAACCTCACGGGCCTCTTTCACACCGTCAAGGCTTGCGTGGACTTGCTGCGCGACTCGTCGGGCTACGTCATCACCATGTCGAGCCTTGCCGGAAAGAATCCTTTCGCGGGCGGCGCGGCCTACAACGCCTCCAAGTTCGGCGTGAACGGCTTCAGCGAAGCGATCATGCTGGACTTGCGCGAGCTCGGCGTCAAAGTCACGCAGATCATGCCCGGAAGCGTCGCCACGTACTTCAACGGGCACACGCCGTCGAACGAGGACGCTTGGAAGATACAGCCGCAAGACATCGGCCAAATCGTGCTCGACTTGCTCGACATGCCCGCGCGAACCTTGCCGTCCCGAGTCGAGGTGCGTCCCGCCCAGCCGGGCAAGCGTGGCTGA
- a CDS encoding NAD(P)H-dependent oxidoreductase subunit E, which translates to MIQRIEVCVQHLSPDLREELLDVVWRELRISPGMVSADGKFELLLTRCDEPPEDAPIVRIGGALFTRVTPARLVDLLKRRK; encoded by the coding sequence ATGATTCAACGCATCGAAGTGTGCGTGCAACACCTCAGCCCCGACCTGCGCGAGGAACTCCTCGATGTCGTGTGGCGCGAACTGCGCATCTCGCCCGGCATGGTCAGCGCGGACGGCAAGTTCGAACTCCTGCTGACGCGCTGCGACGAACCCCCCGAGGACGCCCCGATCGTTCGCATCGGCGGAGCCCTGTTCACGCGCGTCACGCCCGCGAGGCTCGTCGACCTGCTCAAACGGCGCAAGTGA
- a CDS encoding NUDIX hydrolase → MSEADARPDPWRAWLRGRERRALHFPEFRRAAVLVALTREAEPRVLLTVRASNLSTHAGQIAFPGGRLDEGEEVVRAALREAWEEVGLRPDDVEVIGELDDAFTPIGFHVTPILARIPPRYEFHPNEEVVQVLLPSVNELRALKAIREVRATPNGERHVLYRYPWRGHDIWGMTARILHDLLESGVT, encoded by the coding sequence TTGAGCGAGGCGGACGCGCGACCCGATCCGTGGCGAGCGTGGCTTCGCGGTCGCGAGCGGCGGGCGCTGCACTTCCCCGAATTTCGCCGCGCCGCCGTGCTCGTCGCCTTGACGCGTGAAGCCGAGCCGCGCGTGCTGCTGACCGTGCGCGCCTCGAACCTCTCGACGCACGCGGGGCAAATCGCTTTTCCCGGCGGGCGGCTCGACGAGGGCGAGGAGGTCGTGCGGGCGGCCCTGCGCGAAGCGTGGGAGGAGGTGGGGTTGCGGCCGGACGACGTGGAGGTCATCGGCGAGCTCGACGACGCGTTCACGCCGATCGGATTTCACGTCACGCCGATCTTGGCGCGCATTCCTCCTCGCTACGAGTTCCATCCCAACGAGGAGGTCGTGCAGGTCCTCTTGCCGAGCGTGAACGAGTTGCGCGCGCTCAAGGCGATTCGCGAGGTGCGGGCCACGCCGAACGGTGAGCGGCACGTCTTGTACCGCTATCCGTGGCGCGGCCACGACATCTGGGGCATGACCGCGCGCATCCTGCACGACCTGCTGGAAAGCGGCGTTACTTGA